One genomic window of Cellulophaga sp. Hel_I_12 includes the following:
- a CDS encoding FAD:protein FMN transferase, producing the protein MKNILLIMMDLLKFKVLRLAFGCVFLLNFSACSDEFVQSNTTGMALGTSYSILFFDTVPRDFQREIDSVFRVINKSMSTYIPDSDISKINAGDSTIVVDAMFEEVFNLSKHIHETTNGYFDPTVGILVNAWGFGPGQKIEMDSIVVDSLLNYVGFEKVMLLPNKRIRKADARIVFDFNAVAKGYAVDRLGALLEAKGIHNYLVEVGGELVTKGENKIKNKKFVVGIDDPLANDRDYPAALVYLNNKGLASSGNYRHFREDESTGKRYVHTVDPITGYTKDSNVLGVTILAVTCMEADAYATAFMVMDLVDTMSFLSKRKDIQAFIIYIDTQGEIKEFTTDGFKAIMIQE; encoded by the coding sequence ATGAAGAATATATTGTTGATTATGATGGACTTGTTAAAATTTAAGGTTTTACGCCTAGCCTTTGGATGTGTATTTTTACTCAATTTTTCAGCCTGTTCTGATGAATTTGTGCAATCAAATACTACAGGTATGGCATTAGGTACATCGTACTCCATACTTTTCTTTGATACAGTTCCAAGAGATTTTCAACGAGAAATAGATTCTGTTTTTAGGGTCATTAATAAATCTATGTCTACCTATATCCCGGATTCTGATATTTCAAAAATAAACGCTGGTGATTCTACTATAGTTGTTGATGCCATGTTTGAAGAAGTTTTTAATTTATCGAAGCATATTCATGAAACTACCAATGGCTATTTTGACCCGACGGTAGGTATTTTGGTGAACGCCTGGGGTTTTGGTCCTGGACAAAAAATTGAAATGGATTCTATAGTTGTGGATAGTCTTTTGAATTATGTAGGATTTGAAAAGGTCATGTTATTGCCCAATAAACGCATCCGTAAAGCGGATGCTCGTATCGTGTTTGATTTTAATGCTGTTGCCAAGGGCTACGCTGTGGATAGATTAGGAGCATTACTAGAAGCTAAGGGCATACATAATTATTTAGTGGAAGTTGGGGGAGAACTAGTGACAAAGGGAGAAAATAAGATAAAGAATAAAAAATTTGTAGTAGGTATCGATGATCCCTTAGCAAATGATAGAGATTACCCTGCCGCTTTAGTATATCTAAATAACAAAGGATTAGCCTCTTCTGGAAATTACCGACACTTTCGTGAAGACGAAAGCACTGGGAAACGATATGTGCATACCGTGGACCCCATTACAGGCTACACGAAAGATTCGAATGTGTTAGGAGTTACTATTTTAGCGGTTACCTGTATGGAAGCCGATGCTTACGCTACTGCTTTTATGGTTATGGATTTAGTAGATACGATGTCATTCCTATCCAAAAGAAAAGATATTCAAGCGTTTATTATTTATATCGATACGCAAGGTGAAATCAAAGAGTTTACAACCGATGGATTTAAAGCGATAATGATCCAGGAGTAA
- a CDS encoding Na(+)-translocating NADH-quinone reductase subunit A, whose protein sequence is MSKDIRIKKGLNINLVGAAEKDISKASLSNDYVINLQDFHGVNPKMLMKEGAEVKAGEALFYNKNHESMLFVSPVSGTLVEIKRGERRSILSLKITADKTQVAVAHAIPNLGSISASEVKAFLLQSGCWPFIKQRPYDVIANPETSPKAIFISGFTTAPLAADLDFTLKGKEAEIQAAITALAKLTAGKVHVSHSGANSPLAGLQGVEHHKVSGPHPAGLVGTQINKIDPINKGELVWVVTPQDLVIIGEALLTGKFNADRTIALAGSSIKNPKYYTTKIGAEIATFLYASGVNEAKFRVINGDVLTGVTSSQSGHLGYYNTTVTAIPEGDDYEFFGWNKPVFNKISNSRALTFSWLTPNKKFDLNTNTNGEHRAFVITGGYEEVFPLDIYPMQILKACMYEDLDEMEALGMYEVAPEDFSLTEFICVSKQPHQDIIRKGLDLMLKEIG, encoded by the coding sequence TAATGATTATGTCATAAATCTTCAGGATTTTCATGGGGTCAACCCAAAAATGCTGATGAAAGAAGGCGCAGAAGTAAAAGCAGGTGAGGCGCTTTTTTACAACAAAAATCATGAAAGTATGCTTTTTGTTTCTCCTGTAAGTGGTACGTTGGTTGAAATTAAGAGAGGAGAGAGGCGAAGCATTCTATCTTTAAAAATTACAGCGGATAAAACACAAGTAGCGGTAGCGCATGCAATTCCAAATTTAGGATCCATTTCAGCTTCTGAAGTGAAAGCGTTTTTACTTCAATCTGGTTGTTGGCCATTTATAAAGCAGAGACCATATGATGTGATAGCAAATCCAGAAACTAGCCCTAAAGCTATTTTTATTTCTGGTTTTACTACTGCACCTTTGGCTGCGGATTTAGATTTTACCTTAAAGGGCAAAGAAGCTGAAATACAGGCTGCAATCACTGCTTTAGCAAAATTAACAGCCGGAAAAGTGCATGTATCTCATAGTGGTGCTAATTCTCCACTTGCTGGTTTGCAAGGGGTAGAACACCATAAAGTGTCAGGGCCGCACCCTGCCGGTTTGGTAGGAACACAAATCAATAAAATTGACCCTATCAATAAAGGGGAATTGGTTTGGGTGGTTACTCCTCAAGATTTGGTTATTATAGGAGAAGCGCTATTAACGGGTAAATTTAATGCTGATAGAACCATAGCTCTTGCTGGTTCTTCTATAAAAAATCCAAAATACTACACGACTAAAATTGGGGCTGAAATAGCAACTTTTTTATATGCTAGTGGCGTTAATGAAGCCAAGTTTAGGGTTATTAATGGCGATGTATTAACAGGGGTTACCTCAAGTCAGTCGGGTCATTTAGGCTATTACAACACCACAGTTACAGCGATTCCTGAAGGGGATGATTATGAATTTTTTGGATGGAATAAGCCAGTTTTTAATAAAATATCAAATTCTAGAGCCCTAACTTTTTCATGGTTAACACCAAATAAAAAATTTGATTTAAATACAAACACAAATGGTGAGCACCGTGCTTTTGTAATTACAGGAGGATACGAAGAGGTTTTTCCTTTGGATATCTATCCAATGCAAATTTTAAAAGCGTGTATGTACGAGGATTTAGACGAAATGGAAGCTTTAGGAATGTACGAAGTAGCTCCTGAAGATTTTTCATTAACAGAATTTATCTGTGTGTCTAAACAACCACATCAAGATATAATAAGAAAAGGCTTGGACTTAATGCTTAAAGAGATAGGATAA
- the nqrE gene encoding NADH:ubiquinone reductase (Na(+)-transporting) subunit E translates to MMEHIELFFKSIFVDNMVFAYFLGMCSYLAVSKKVSTAVGLGAAVIFVLAITVPLNWLLDQYLLQEGALTWLGPEYADYDLSFLSFIMFIATIATMVQLVEIVVEKFSPALYNSLGIFLPLIAVNCAILGGSLFMQSREIETLGLAFNYGISSGIGWFLAILAIAAIREKIRYSAVPAPLRGLGITFIITGLMAIGFMSFGGMLTGGDEAAAPVEKTTQVEEVKKDVKQKEAEIKTVLSIADNTNK, encoded by the coding sequence ATTATGGAACATATAGAATTGTTTTTTAAATCGATATTTGTAGATAACATGGTATTTGCCTATTTCTTAGGGATGTGCTCTTATCTAGCAGTTTCAAAAAAAGTTTCTACAGCAGTGGGCTTAGGAGCAGCAGTAATTTTTGTACTGGCCATTACCGTACCACTAAACTGGCTATTAGATCAGTATTTATTACAAGAGGGTGCCTTAACTTGGCTTGGACCTGAATATGCGGATTATGATCTTAGCTTTTTATCATTTATTATGTTTATTGCAACCATAGCAACTATGGTGCAATTGGTTGAAATTGTTGTTGAGAAATTTTCTCCAGCATTGTACAATTCCCTAGGGATATTTTTACCCTTGATCGCTGTGAACTGTGCTATTTTGGGAGGGTCATTATTTATGCAATCGAGAGAAATAGAAACACTTGGTCTGGCTTTTAACTATGGCATATCTTCGGGTATTGGATGGTTTTTAGCAATTTTGGCTATAGCTGCTATTCGAGAAAAAATCAGGTATAGTGCCGTACCAGCTCCTTTAAGAGGCTTGGGTATTACGTTTATTATTACTGGGTTAATGGCTATTGGTTTTATGAGTTTTGGGGGGATGTTAACTGGTGGTGATGAAGCAGCCGCGCCAGTAGAAAAAACGACCCAAGTGGAAGAAGTAAAAAAGGATGTTAAACAAAAGGAGGCTGAGATAAAGACTGTCTTAAGCATAGCCGACAACACAAATAAATAA
- a CDS encoding NADH:ubiquinone reductase (Na(+)-transporting) subunit D: MGLLSKKDSKLISDPLLDNNPITIQVLGICSALAITAQLKPSIVMAVSVLFVMGVGNVVISLMRNIIPSKIRIIAQLIVVATLVIIVDQVLKAFAYTLSKELSVFIGLIITNCIIMGRFEAFALANGPWRSFLDGIGNALGYGLILVVVGFFRELLGSGTLFGLKVMGDPVEKTGLFALGYENNGFMVLPPMALIVVGIIIWIQRSRNKALIED, from the coding sequence ATGGGACTTTTATCAAAAAAAGATAGTAAATTAATTAGCGATCCGTTATTAGATAACAACCCTATTACCATTCAGGTTTTAGGTATTTGTTCTGCTTTGGCAATTACGGCGCAGTTAAAACCGTCGATAGTAATGGCTGTATCCGTACTTTTTGTTATGGGTGTAGGGAACGTAGTAATTTCGTTAATGCGTAATATCATTCCGTCTAAAATAAGAATTATTGCCCAGCTCATTGTTGTAGCTACTTTGGTGATTATTGTGGATCAGGTGCTTAAGGCCTTTGCGTACACCTTAAGTAAAGAATTATCGGTATTTATAGGTTTAATTATTACCAATTGTATCATTATGGGTCGTTTTGAAGCTTTCGCTTTGGCTAATGGTCCATGGAGGTCTTTTTTAGACGGTATTGGTAATGCTTTAGGATACGGTTTAATTTTGGTCGTTGTAGGTTTCTTTAGAGAACTATTAGGTTCTGGAACTTTATTCGGATTGAAAGTGATGGGTGATCCTGTTGAAAAAACTGGTTTGTTCGCCTTAGGTTATGAAAATAACGGTTTTATGGTATTGCCTCCCATGGCTTTAATTGTGGTGGGGATTATCATTTGGATTCAGCGTAGCAGAAATAAAGCATTAATAGAGGATTAA
- the nqrF gene encoding NADH:ubiquinone reductase (Na(+)-transporting) subunit F: MILAASTTGTVIATVAAFLVVTLLLVALLLVVKQKLSPSGPVKILINGEREIEVASGSSLLTTLGSNKVFLPSACGGGGTCIQCECHVLSGGGEALPTETPHFSRKELQHGARLACQVKVKQDMEITIPEEVFGIKKWPAKVVRNYNVASFIKEFVVEIPEDMGYKAGGYIQIEIPECEIKYADIDITAHPEEHETPDKFKAEWDKFNLWPLVMKNPETVERAYSMASYPAEGKEIMLNVRIATPPWDRAKNGWMDVNPGIASSYIFGLKPGDDVVISGPYGEFFINESESEMLYVGGGAGMAPMRSHLYHLFNTLKTNRKVTYWYGGRSKRELFYIDHFKNLEKNFPNFKFYMALSEPMPEDNWKVKENIDAPGDGFVGFIHNCVIDNYLDLHESPEDIELYFCGPPLMNKAVQKMGEDFGIPDEHIRFDDFGG, from the coding sequence ATGATATTAGCCGCAAGCACAACAGGAACGGTAATAGCTACCGTAGCAGCTTTTTTGGTAGTAACTTTGTTATTAGTAGCATTGTTATTGGTAGTAAAACAAAAATTATCTCCGTCTGGTCCTGTGAAGATTTTGATCAATGGAGAGCGCGAAATTGAAGTAGCCTCTGGTAGTTCGTTGCTAACGACATTGGGGAGTAACAAAGTATTTTTACCATCGGCCTGTGGTGGTGGTGGTACTTGTATTCAATGTGAATGCCATGTATTGTCAGGTGGTGGTGAAGCACTTCCTACAGAAACTCCTCACTTTTCAAGAAAAGAATTACAGCATGGAGCACGTTTAGCCTGTCAAGTGAAGGTAAAACAGGATATGGAAATTACCATTCCAGAAGAGGTTTTTGGAATTAAAAAATGGCCAGCTAAAGTGGTTCGTAACTATAATGTAGCTTCTTTTATTAAGGAATTTGTTGTTGAAATTCCAGAAGATATGGGGTACAAAGCAGGAGGTTATATTCAAATTGAAATTCCTGAATGTGAAATAAAATATGCTGATATTGATATTACAGCGCACCCAGAAGAGCATGAAACGCCAGATAAGTTTAAGGCTGAGTGGGATAAGTTTAATTTATGGCCTTTAGTCATGAAAAATCCTGAAACTGTAGAGCGTGCCTACTCGATGGCCTCTTACCCAGCGGAAGGTAAAGAAATTATGCTCAATGTGCGTATTGCAACGCCACCTTGGGATAGAGCGAAAAACGGTTGGATGGATGTAAATCCCGGTATCGCTTCTTCTTATATCTTTGGATTAAAACCAGGTGATGACGTTGTAATTTCTGGTCCTTACGGTGAATTCTTCATCAATGAATCAGAAAGTGAAATGTTATATGTTGGTGGTGGTGCAGGTATGGCACCCATGCGTTCTCATTTATATCACTTATTCAATACCTTAAAAACAAATCGAAAAGTGACCTACTGGTATGGCGGTCGCTCGAAACGTGAGCTTTTTTATATAGATCATTTTAAAAATTTAGAGAAGAATTTCCCTAATTTTAAATTTTACATGGCACTTTCTGAGCCAATGCCAGAAGATAACTGGAAGGTAAAAGAAAATATTGATGCTCCTGGAGATGGATTTGTTGGTTTTATTCATAATTGTGTTATCGATAATTACCTAGATCTACATGAGTCTCCTGAAGATATTGAACTGTATTTTTGTGGTCCTCCATTAATGAACAAAGCTGTTCAGAAAATGGGAGAAGATTTTGGAATCCCAGATGAGCATATAAGATTTGATGATTTTGGTGGATAG
- a CDS encoding DUF6747 family protein, translating to MATLLHFKHVYLEAFEDCKPAFVVVLLKIYSLFSVIMISMAFYAFFYRVFSGFKF from the coding sequence ATGGCAACACTTCTACATTTTAAACATGTTTATTTAGAAGCATTTGAAGATTGTAAACCTGCATTCGTTGTAGTTTTACTCAAAATTTATTCTTTATTTTCTGTAATTATGATTTCCATGGCATTCTATGCATTTTTTTATAGAGTATTCAGTGGATTCAAATTTTAA
- a CDS encoding Na(+)-translocating NADH-quinone reductase subunit C, with the protein MALNTEKNSYTIIFSIVMVLVVGSILAGLASGLKPLVKANERFEKQQNILYALGVNNNEGANDVAFVSTDNVEQEFAKYITKQYVLQGGELIEDDEAYLIDIKKEETKAKNGSYERRLPIFFGQKDGKDVYVVPIRGKGLWDAIWGFVALDKEMVVTGVYFDHKGETPGLGAEIKQRYFMDDFTGEKFLDGEAFEGITVAKGNNDPKNERKDDHKIDALAGATITGDGVSAMLKKDVKMYMPYFKTLN; encoded by the coding sequence ATGGCATTAAATACAGAAAAAAATAGCTACACAATAATTTTTTCCATTGTAATGGTTTTAGTTGTGGGTTCTATTTTAGCAGGTTTAGCCTCTGGTTTAAAACCATTGGTAAAAGCTAATGAACGATTTGAAAAGCAGCAAAACATTCTTTATGCCTTAGGCGTAAATAATAATGAAGGCGCTAATGATGTCGCTTTTGTTTCAACAGATAATGTTGAACAAGAGTTTGCAAAATACATCACTAAACAGTATGTTTTGCAAGGTGGAGAGCTTATAGAAGATGATGAAGCTTATTTAATCGATATTAAAAAAGAGGAAACAAAAGCAAAAAATGGTTCTTATGAAAGACGTCTTCCCATATTTTTTGGACAGAAAGATGGAAAAGATGTATATGTAGTTCCTATTAGAGGCAAAGGATTATGGGATGCTATTTGGGGTTTTGTAGCCTTAGATAAAGAAATGGTCGTAACTGGGGTTTATTTTGATCACAAAGGAGAAACTCCTGGTCTTGGTGCGGAAATTAAGCAACGATATTTTATGGACGATTTTACAGGTGAAAAGTTCTTGGACGGAGAAGCATTTGAAGGCATCACTGTTGCTAAAGGGAACAATGACCCAAAAAATGAAAGAAAAGATGATCATAAAATTGATGCTTTAGCTGGAGCGACCATTACAGGCGATGGTGTTTCTGCCATGCTAAAGAAAGATGTAAAAATGTATATGCCTTACTTTAAGACTTTAAACTAA
- the gpmI gene encoding 2,3-bisphosphoglycerate-independent phosphoglycerate mutase, with the protein MNKKVILMILDGWGKSPNPKVSAIDHANTPFMDRIQKEYSNANLLTDGMNVGLPEGQMGNSEVGHMNLGAGRIVYQDLAKINKAVKEDSLKDEKALKEAFLYAKNNNKPVHFVGLLSDGGVHSHTSHLKGLITASEAYNLDKVFIHAFTDGRDVDPKSGKEYLKNIIEFCADKKAKLATVIGRYYAMDRDKRWERVKLAYDLLVNSVGLKTNDIATAVQNSYDADTTDEFLAPMVLTENDGTPVAKIQNGDVLIFFNFRTDRGRELTQVLSQIDMHEQNMHKLDLYYVTMTNYDESYKKVHVVYDKDNIEETLGEVLAKAGKKQIRIAETEKYPHVTFFFNGGREIPFDGEKRLLCPSPKVATYDLQPEMSAYDIRDAILPELDKGEADFICLNFANPDMVGHTGVMSAAIKACEVVDSCAESVVMAGLKNGYSTIVIADHGNCDTMINPDGTPNTAHTTNPVPLILVDEEHIKIKDGVLGDIAPTILKLMGIPQPAVMTQKPLV; encoded by the coding sequence ATGAACAAAAAAGTAATATTGATGATTTTAGATGGTTGGGGGAAATCTCCCAATCCAAAAGTTTCTGCCATTGACCATGCGAATACGCCCTTTATGGACCGAATTCAAAAGGAATATTCTAATGCAAATCTTTTAACTGACGGCATGAATGTTGGGCTTCCTGAGGGTCAGATGGGCAATAGTGAAGTGGGGCATATGAACCTCGGCGCTGGGCGTATTGTGTATCAAGATTTGGCAAAAATCAATAAAGCCGTAAAAGAAGATAGTTTAAAAGACGAAAAAGCATTGAAAGAGGCTTTTTTATATGCCAAAAACAACAACAAACCCGTTCATTTTGTAGGCTTGTTAAGCGATGGTGGTGTTCATAGCCATACCTCGCACCTCAAAGGCCTAATTACCGCTAGTGAAGCGTATAACTTAGATAAGGTTTTTATTCATGCGTTTACAGACGGTCGCGATGTAGACCCTAAAAGCGGTAAGGAATATTTAAAAAATATCATCGAATTTTGTGCGGATAAAAAAGCAAAATTAGCCACCGTTATTGGGCGTTACTATGCAATGGATAGAGATAAGCGTTGGGAGCGCGTAAAATTAGCCTACGATTTACTAGTAAATAGCGTGGGACTTAAAACAAACGATATTGCCACTGCGGTACAGAATAGTTATGACGCTGATACTACCGATGAATTTTTAGCTCCCATGGTCCTTACCGAAAACGACGGTACGCCAGTCGCTAAAATTCAAAATGGAGATGTACTTATATTTTTCAATTTTAGAACGGATAGAGGTCGAGAACTTACACAGGTATTGAGCCAGATAGATATGCATGAACAAAATATGCACAAATTAGATTTATACTATGTCACCATGACTAATTATGATGAATCTTACAAAAAAGTGCATGTTGTTTACGACAAAGACAATATTGAAGAAACATTAGGCGAAGTATTAGCGAAAGCAGGAAAAAAGCAAATTAGAATTGCCGAAACTGAAAAATATCCGCATGTTACTTTTTTCTTTAATGGGGGTAGAGAAATTCCATTCGATGGGGAAAAACGCTTGCTGTGTCCTTCACCAAAAGTCGCTACCTATGATCTGCAACCCGAAATGAGTGCGTATGATATTAGAGATGCGATTTTGCCAGAACTAGATAAGGGAGAAGCAGATTTTATATGTTTAAATTTTGCGAACCCCGACATGGTAGGCCATACAGGCGTAATGTCAGCAGCAATTAAGGCTTGTGAAGTAGTAGATAGTTGCGCTGAAAGCGTGGTCATGGCTGGGTTAAAAAATGGGTATAGCACTATCGTCATTGCCGATCATGGAAATTGCGATACTATGATAAATCCTGATGGTACGCCAAATACAGCGCACACCACAAATCCAGTGCCATTGATTTTAGTAGATGAAGAGCATATAAAAATAAAAGATGGTGTTTTAGGTGATATTGCGCCTACCATTTTAAAACTTATGGGTATTCCACAACCCGCGGTAATGACTCAAAAACCTCTGGTATAG
- a CDS encoding class I SAM-dependent methyltransferase codes for MSTLFKYILNHVPRPLLIKLSYVARPVLAFSMRGTKYIDPIDGKGFKRFLPYGYENPRENVLSPSTLSLERHRLLWLYLKNETDFFSKQYKVLHFAPEQAFYKRFRRLKNLDYTTTDLDSPLADIKADICKLPFTDNSFDVILCNHVLEHIPDDKKAMEELFRILKPGGWGIFQIPQDLKRAYTFEDHTITDKKERAKIFGQYDHVRIYGRDYFDKLRSVGFVVDEIDYTTTLGSKDIDQYRLAAGEVIPLVKK; via the coding sequence GTGTCAACCCTTTTCAAATACATACTCAACCACGTTCCAAGGCCACTCCTTATCAAGCTAAGTTATGTAGCTAGGCCTGTTTTAGCATTTTCCATGCGCGGAACTAAGTATATCGACCCTATAGACGGAAAGGGCTTTAAGCGCTTTCTCCCCTACGGTTATGAAAACCCCAGGGAAAATGTATTATCGCCTTCTACGCTGTCTTTAGAGCGTCACAGACTACTTTGGCTTTACTTAAAAAACGAAACAGATTTCTTTAGCAAGCAGTACAAGGTATTGCATTTTGCTCCTGAGCAGGCTTTTTACAAACGCTTTAGAAGACTCAAAAACCTAGACTATACAACCACCGATTTAGATTCCCCTTTGGCAGATATTAAGGCTGATATTTGCAAACTCCCATTCACCGACAATAGCTTTGATGTGATTCTGTGTAATCACGTGTTAGAACATATTCCTGACGACAAAAAAGCGATGGAAGAGTTATTTAGAATTCTAAAACCTGGCGGTTGGGGTATTTTTCAAATTCCTCAAGATTTAAAAAGAGCATACACCTTCGAAGACCATACCATTACCGACAAAAAAGAAAGAGCTAAAATCTTTGGACAATATGATCATGTTCGAATTTATGGTCGGGACTATTTTGATAAATTACGAAGCGTTGGCTTTGTGGTAGATGAAATAGACTACACGACAACACTAGGTTCAAAAGATATCGATCAATACCGACTGGCTGCGGGAGAAGTAATTCCCTTGGTTAAAAAATAA
- a CDS encoding NADH:ubiquinone reductase (Na(+)-transporting) subunit B, producing the protein MSLKSSLHNLKEKYKGKKMAPAFNALHTFLYLPNETTHNGTHIKAADDLKRTMNTVIMALIPCLIFGIFNAGYQHYLALGEIESAKGFLGASFWTIDNLIIGAWTVLPLVIVSYGVGLAVEFLFAVIKGHEVEEGYLVTGMLVPLIVPIDIPLWMLAVAVVFGVVIGKEVFGGTGMNILNPALTIRAFLFFAYPTWMSGDKVWVHGAVERAGTADAISGETILGSYAQNNTVAYDYWDMFWGLIPGSVGETSKVLIILGALFLIFTKVGSWRIIVSTLIGALTMGLIFNGVIESGWITETSKFYGLMSVPFWQHLIIGSILFGAVYMATDPVTASQTNKGKWIYGFLIGFISIMIRVFNPAYPEGVFLAILLMNVFAPTIDHYVIQGNVKRRMKRVKVKTA; encoded by the coding sequence ATGAGCTTAAAAAGTAGTTTACACAATTTAAAAGAAAAGTACAAAGGAAAGAAAATGGCACCAGCCTTTAATGCACTTCATACTTTTTTATATTTGCCTAATGAGACCACTCATAACGGGACTCACATAAAGGCGGCTGACGATTTAAAACGGACTATGAATACGGTCATTATGGCCTTAATACCTTGTTTAATATTTGGTATTTTCAATGCCGGATACCAACACTATTTGGCACTTGGCGAAATAGAGTCTGCCAAAGGATTTTTAGGCGCATCATTCTGGACCATAGACAATTTAATCATTGGTGCTTGGACGGTTTTACCTTTAGTTATTGTTTCCTATGGCGTTGGTTTGGCGGTAGAATTTTTATTTGCCGTAATAAAAGGTCATGAGGTAGAAGAAGGTTATTTGGTTACTGGTATGTTAGTGCCATTGATTGTTCCTATTGATATTCCTTTATGGATGTTGGCAGTTGCGGTTGTTTTTGGTGTAGTTATCGGTAAAGAAGTTTTCGGAGGTACTGGGATGAACATCCTTAATCCTGCCTTAACGATCCGTGCCTTCTTATTCTTTGCCTATCCAACATGGATGTCAGGAGATAAGGTTTGGGTACATGGCGCTGTTGAGCGTGCAGGTACTGCTGATGCCATATCAGGAGAAACTATTCTGGGGTCTTATGCACAAAATAATACAGTTGCTTATGATTATTGGGATATGTTTTGGGGACTAATTCCTGGTTCGGTTGGTGAAACTTCAAAAGTATTAATTATTCTCGGCGCTTTATTTTTAATATTTACGAAAGTAGGAAGCTGGAGAATTATCGTAAGTACCTTAATTGGAGCCTTAACCATGGGACTTATTTTTAATGGCGTTATTGAGTCTGGTTGGATCACCGAAACGAGTAAGTTTTATGGACTAATGAGTGTTCCTTTCTGGCAACATTTAATTATTGGAAGTATTTTATTTGGAGCCGTTTATATGGCGACAGATCCAGTTACGGCGTCTCAAACCAATAAAGGAAAATGGATTTACGGTTTTCTTATAGGATTTATTTCTATTATGATTCGGGTATTTAACCCAGCATATCCGGAAGGGGTGTTTTTAGCGATATTATTAATGAATGTCTTTGCCCCAACGATAGATCATTATGTAATCCAAGGTAACGTAAAGCGTAGAATGAAACGTGTTAAAGTTAAAACAGCGTAA
- the map gene encoding type I methionyl aminopeptidase: protein MIIVKTPEEIALMRESALIVSKTLGMLASEVKPGVTTLHLDALAETFIRDHGAEPGFLGMYDFPNSLCMSPNAQVVHGIPNHTPLVEGDIISIDCGALKNGFYGDHAYTFEVGEVAPEVKKLLDITKASLYVGIREFKLGNRVGDVGYAIQKFTEEHGYGVVRELVGHGLGRKMHEDPEMPNYGKRGRGKKFVEGMVVAIEPMTNMGTHRIKQLKDGWTILTADGKPSAHFEHDVALVNGKPELLSTFKYIYEALGITSDEEDEFRN, encoded by the coding sequence ATGATTATAGTAAAAACACCAGAAGAAATAGCATTAATGCGCGAAAGCGCCTTAATTGTATCAAAAACATTGGGAATGCTCGCTAGTGAAGTAAAGCCCGGGGTTACTACCTTGCATTTAGACGCGCTAGCCGAAACTTTTATTCGCGATCATGGGGCTGAACCTGGTTTTTTAGGCATGTATGATTTTCCGAACTCGCTTTGCATGAGTCCAAATGCTCAGGTGGTACATGGCATTCCAAACCATACCCCTTTAGTAGAGGGCGATATTATTTCGATAGATTGCGGCGCTTTAAAAAATGGTTTTTATGGAGACCATGCGTATACCTTTGAAGTAGGTGAGGTAGCTCCTGAAGTAAAAAAACTTCTCGATATTACCAAAGCATCTCTTTATGTAGGTATCCGAGAGTTTAAACTAGGAAATCGTGTAGGCGATGTGGGTTATGCGATTCAAAAATTCACGGAAGAACACGGCTATGGTGTTGTAAGAGAATTAGTAGGGCACGGATTAGGTAGAAAAATGCACGAAGATCCTGAAATGCCGAATTACGGAAAAAGAGGGCGTGGTAAAAAATTTGTTGAAGGCATGGTCGTTGCTATCGAGCCTATGACCAACATGGGTACCCATAGAATAAAACAACTCAAAGATGGCTGGACCATTTTGACGGCCGACGGCAAACCAAGCGCACATTTTGAACATGATGTTGCCTTGGTAAACGGCAAGCCTGAACTTTTATCTACGTTTAAATATATTTATGAGGCCTTAGGCATTACTAGTGACGAGGAAGATGAGTTTAGAAATTAA